A portion of the Pararge aegeria chromosome 10, ilParAegt1.1, whole genome shotgun sequence genome contains these proteins:
- the LOC120626958 gene encoding protein transport protein sft2, giving the protein MANLKSDLDQYLLQNENRRSYKISLPFSTPSFFSRSNEETPTSTSSTGTWFENVQKEYFTLTRTQRFMGFGICLSLGILCFILSFLYIPFLLLQARKFALLFTLGSVFFIFSFSFLYGPWAHMKSLFSKERAVTTVLYGFTLVATLYCALHLQSTALTIICAVAQVLALMWMMLGSIPGGSSGARVIGSMFKSSVSNTLPI; this is encoded by the exons ATGGCGAACCTCAAATCGGATTTGGATCAATATTTGCTACAGAACGAGAATCGTCGAAGTTATAAAATCAGTTTACCGTTCTCAACTCCTAGTTTTTTCTCTAGAAGCAATGAGGAAACCCCCACTAGCACCAGCTCAACCGGAACTTGGTTTGAGAACGttcaaaaagaatattttacctTG ACTCGAACTCAAAGGTTCATGGGATTTGGCATATGCTTGTCATTAGGAATACTCTGCTTCATATTATCATTCTTGTATATACCATTCCTACTGCTACAAGCCAGGAAGTTTGCCCTTTTGTTTACTTTGGGAAGTGTCTTCTTCATATTCAG CTTTAGTTTCCTCTACGGTCCGTGGGCACACATGAAGTCCCTGTTCTCAAAGGAGCGTGCGGTTACCACAGTACTGTACGGCTTCACTCTCGTTGCAACACTATACTGTGCGCTCCACTTGCAGAGCACAGCGCTGACCATCATCTGTGCAGTTGCACAAGTACTTGCACTTATGTGGATGATGTTGGGATCGATACCCGGCGGATCGTCTGGCGCTCGGGTCATTGGAAGCATGTTCAAGTCCTCAGTGTCGAACACTTTGCCTATATAA
- the LOC120626956 gene encoding D-aspartate oxidase isoform X1: MVTDINMDNSSPRIAVIGAGVIGMTVAKILQQELRNTNITIIANEFLEDTVSCVAAGIFRPGTSFKGPTKDITKKWINNSWYFWQDILKTPEAPKAGLMSVSSYIFSKENQFVTRNHLIEDLVPIYRTVEKDELKLCGEGWKYGSYFSTIKIGCDRYLPWVEKSFIGKGGKIEIKKIDSFASLRSKFDLVFNCTGMGAKVLCGDHDLVALRGQVIKVKAPWLKMAFYGDYDTYIIPGIDGVATLGGVRQYDSYNKEVCKYDSAAILERCCKLLPVLKKAEIVAHKVGLRPHRMPVRVEPEVMDGVKVVHCYGHGGYGVMCAPGTAMDAVKIGVDMLRSNARSKM, encoded by the exons atggtTACTGAC ATAAATATGGATAACAGCAGTCCGAGGATAGCGGTTATTGGAGCCGGCGTGATTGGCATGACAGTAGCTAAAATATTACAGCAAGAATTGAGAAACACAAATATCACCATTATTGCGAACGAATTTTTAGAAGACACAGTTAGTTGTGTTGCAGCAGGGATATTTAGACCCGGCACAAGTTTCAAGGGACCCACGAaagatataacaaaaaaatggaTAAACAATTCCTGGTACTTTTGGCAGGATATTCTGAAAACCCCCGAAGCTCCCAAAGCTGGTCTCATGTCTGTATCCAGCTATATATTTTCGAAAGAAAATCAGTTTGTCACTCGAAATCATCTTATAGAAGACTTAGTGCCTATTTACAGAACAGTGGAAAAAGATGAGCTTAAATTATGCGGTGAAGGGTGGAAATACGGTTCATATTTTTCGACGATAAAAATTGGTTGCGATAGATATTTGCCGTGGGTGGAGAAATCGTTTATCGGAAAGGGTGGGAAAATCGAAATTAAAAAGATCGATTCTTTCGCGTCCCTACGTTCGAAATTTGATTTGGTTTTCAATTGCACCGGTATGGGAGCAAAGGTGTTGTGCGGTGACCATGACTTGGTGGCTTTACGGGGACAGGTTATAAAAGTTAAAGCGCCTTGGTTGAAAATGGCATTTTATGGGGATTACGATACTTACATAATTCCTGGTATAGACGGGGTCGCTACTTTAGGAGGTGTACGACAATATGACAGTTATAACAAAGAGGTTTGCAAATATGATTCTGCAGCCATTTTGGAGCGTTGTTGCAAGCTTTTACCAGTTTTAAAGAAGGCGGAAATAGTCGCACATAAAGTTGGACTAAGACCACACAGAATGCCCGTACGAGTCGAGCCAGAAGTCATGGACGGTGTAAAAGTGGTCCACTGTTACGGCCATGGTGGTTACGGTGTGATGTGCGCGCCTGGAACCGCGATGGATGCTGTCAAGATAGGCGTAGACATGCTGAGAAGTAATGCTAGAAGCAAAATGTGA
- the LOC120626956 gene encoding D-aspartate oxidase isoform X2 — protein sequence MDNSSPRIAVIGAGVIGMTVAKILQQELRNTNITIIANEFLEDTVSCVAAGIFRPGTSFKGPTKDITKKWINNSWYFWQDILKTPEAPKAGLMSVSSYIFSKENQFVTRNHLIEDLVPIYRTVEKDELKLCGEGWKYGSYFSTIKIGCDRYLPWVEKSFIGKGGKIEIKKIDSFASLRSKFDLVFNCTGMGAKVLCGDHDLVALRGQVIKVKAPWLKMAFYGDYDTYIIPGIDGVATLGGVRQYDSYNKEVCKYDSAAILERCCKLLPVLKKAEIVAHKVGLRPHRMPVRVEPEVMDGVKVVHCYGHGGYGVMCAPGTAMDAVKIGVDMLRSNARSKM from the coding sequence ATGGATAACAGCAGTCCGAGGATAGCGGTTATTGGAGCCGGCGTGATTGGCATGACAGTAGCTAAAATATTACAGCAAGAATTGAGAAACACAAATATCACCATTATTGCGAACGAATTTTTAGAAGACACAGTTAGTTGTGTTGCAGCAGGGATATTTAGACCCGGCACAAGTTTCAAGGGACCCACGAaagatataacaaaaaaatggaTAAACAATTCCTGGTACTTTTGGCAGGATATTCTGAAAACCCCCGAAGCTCCCAAAGCTGGTCTCATGTCTGTATCCAGCTATATATTTTCGAAAGAAAATCAGTTTGTCACTCGAAATCATCTTATAGAAGACTTAGTGCCTATTTACAGAACAGTGGAAAAAGATGAGCTTAAATTATGCGGTGAAGGGTGGAAATACGGTTCATATTTTTCGACGATAAAAATTGGTTGCGATAGATATTTGCCGTGGGTGGAGAAATCGTTTATCGGAAAGGGTGGGAAAATCGAAATTAAAAAGATCGATTCTTTCGCGTCCCTACGTTCGAAATTTGATTTGGTTTTCAATTGCACCGGTATGGGAGCAAAGGTGTTGTGCGGTGACCATGACTTGGTGGCTTTACGGGGACAGGTTATAAAAGTTAAAGCGCCTTGGTTGAAAATGGCATTTTATGGGGATTACGATACTTACATAATTCCTGGTATAGACGGGGTCGCTACTTTAGGAGGTGTACGACAATATGACAGTTATAACAAAGAGGTTTGCAAATATGATTCTGCAGCCATTTTGGAGCGTTGTTGCAAGCTTTTACCAGTTTTAAAGAAGGCGGAAATAGTCGCACATAAAGTTGGACTAAGACCACACAGAATGCCCGTACGAGTCGAGCCAGAAGTCATGGACGGTGTAAAAGTGGTCCACTGTTACGGCCATGGTGGTTACGGTGTGATGTGCGCGCCTGGAACCGCGATGGATGCTGTCAAGATAGGCGTAGACATGCTGAGAAGTAATGCTAGAAGCAAAATGTGA